The Lactuca sativa cultivar Salinas chromosome 2, Lsat_Salinas_v11, whole genome shotgun sequence genome includes a window with the following:
- the LOC111905147 gene encoding adenosylhomocysteinase 1 encodes MALAVEKTSSGREYKVKDMSLADFGRLELELAEVEMPGLMSCRTEFGPSQPFKGARITGSLHMTIQTGVLIETLTALGAEVRWCSCNIFSTQDHAAAAIARDSAAVFAWKGETLQEYWWCTERSLDWGPGGGPDLIVDDGGDATMLIHEGVKAEEEFAKTGKLPDPTSTDNAEFQIVLSIIKEGLQINPTKYHKMKERLVGVSEETTTGVKRLYQMQANGSLLFPAINVNDSVTKSKFDNLYGCRHSLPDGLMRATDVMIAGKVAVVCGYGDVGKGCASAMKQAGARVIVTEIDPICALQALMEGLQVLTLEDVLPHADIFVTTTGNKDIIMVDDMKKMKNNAIVCNIGHFDNEIDMLGLETYPGVKRITIKPQTDRWVFPETKSGIIVLAEGRLMNLGCATGHPSFVMSCSFTNQVIAQLELWNEKGSGKYKKQVYVLPKHLDEKVAALHLEKLGAKLTKLSEDQADYISVPVNGPYKPAHYRY; translated from the exons atgGCTCTTGCCGTCGAGAAAACCTCCTCTGGCCGTGAATACAAAGTCAAGGACATGTCCTTGGCCGACTTCGGTCGTCTCGAGCTCGAATTAGCCGAAGTTGAAATGCCGGGACTAATGTCTTGCCGGACGGAATTCGGTCCTTCTCAGCCATTCAAGGGTGCTAGAATCACCGGATCCCTCCACATGACTATCCAAACCGGTGTCCTCATCGAAACCCTAACTGCCTTGGGCGCTGAGGTCAGATGGTGCTCCTGCAACATCTTCTCAACACAAGACCACGCCGCTGCCGCCATTGCACGTGACTCCGCCGCCGTGTTTGCTTGGAAAGGGGAGACTCTTCAGGAATACTGGTGGTGTACGGAGAGGTCACTTGACTGGGGCCCAGGCGGTGGTCCAGATCTGATCGTGGATGATGGTGGTGATGCCACGATGTTGATTCACGAAGGAGTGAAAGCAGAGGAGGAGTTCGCGAAAACCGGTAAGTTGCCGGATCCCACCTCCACTGACAACGCCGAGTTCCAGATCGTGTTGTCGATTATCAAGGAAGGTTTACAAATCAATCcgacaaaataccacaaaatgaagGAGAGATTAGTCGGAGTATCGGAGGAAACCACCACCGGCGTCAAGCGTCTCTACCAGATGCAAGCTAACGGCAGCCTACTCTTCCCCGCCATTAACGTCAATGACTCCGTCACCAAGAGCAAG TTCGATAACTTGTACGGCTGCCGTCACTCCCTCCCCGACGGTCTAATGAGAGCCACCGACGTAATGATCGCCGGGAAAGTCGCCGTCGTCTGCGGGTACGGAGACGTCGGAAAGGGTTGCGCCTCCGCCATGAAACAAGCCGGCGCCCGCGTCATCGTGACAGAAATCGACCCAATCTGCGCCCTCCAAGCTCTAATGGAAGGTCTCCAAGTCCTAACCCTCGAAGACGTCCTCCCCCACGCCGACATCTTCGTCACCACCACCGGAAACAAAGACATAATCATGGTCGACGACATGAAGAAGATGAAAAACAACGCCATCGTCTGCAACATCGGCCACTTCGACAACGAAATCGACATGCTTGGACTCGAAACATACCCAGGTGTGAAAAGAATCACGATCAAACCCCAAACTGACCGGTGGGTGTTCCCGGAGACGAAAAGTGGGATCATTGTGTTGGCGGAGGGGAGGCTGATGAACTTGGGTTGTGCGACTGGGCATCCTAGCTTTGTGATGTCGTGTTCGTTTACTAATCAAGTGATTGCGCAGCTTGAATTGTGGAATGAGAAAGGAAGTGGGAAGTATAAGAAGCAGGTTTATGTTTTGCCTAAGCATCTTGATGAGAAAGTTGCTGCTCTTCATCTTGAAAAGCTTGGAGCGAAGCTTACGAAGCTTAGTGAGGATCAAGCTGATTATATTAGTGTTCCTGTTAATGGTCCCTACAAGCCTGCTCATTATAGGTATTGA